One genomic region from Bacillus aquiflavi encodes:
- a CDS encoding DUF3147 family protein produces MYMIGKIIVSSIIIGIVTEIARRFPTYGGIVAALPLVSLLSIIWLHVQGEQTTTLSKFILGVLLGFPASAVLLLITYISLKNSIHLVISICFGIGGWFAFLLIQEVMLKYVAEKM; encoded by the coding sequence ATGTATATGATTGGGAAAATTATTGTATCGTCTATTATTATTGGGATTGTTACAGAAATCGCAAGAAGATTTCCTACCTATGGAGGAATTGTAGCCGCTCTTCCTTTAGTTAGTTTATTAAGTATTATTTGGCTGCATGTTCAAGGGGAACAAACAACAACATTAAGTAAATTTATCTTAGGTGTATTATTAGGGTTTCCTGCCTCTGCCGTTTTGTTATTGATTACTTACATATCGTTAAAGAACTCTATTCATTTAGTTATCTCTATTTGTTTCGGAATAGGGGGATGGTTTGCTTTTTTACTGATCCAAGAAGTGATGTTGAAATATGTAGCAGAAAAGATGTAG
- the pruA gene encoding L-glutamate gamma-semialdehyde dehydrogenase, with the protein MLPYKHEPFTDFSNKENIKAFNEALEFVNSQLGKEYPLTIGGEKVTTDEKIVSTNPANKEEVIGIVSKANKDLAEKAMQAAVTSFETWKKFNPETRAHIILRAATMLRHRKHEFSAYLVKEAGKPWKEADADTAEAIDFLEYYSRQMLKLKDGIPVQSREGELNQFNYIPLGVGVIISPFNFPLAIMAGTTVAAIVSGNTVLLKPANTTPVVAAKFVELLEEAGLPAGVVNFIPGSGAEIGDYLVDHPKTRFISFTGSRDVGCRIYERAAKVNPGQIWLKRVIAEMGGKDTVLVDKDADLDLAAASIVYSAFGFSGQKCSAGSRAVIHQDVYDEVLEKAVSLTKTLSLGNPEDVNTYMGPVIDKAAFNKIMSYIEIGKEEGKLMTGGEGDAAKGYFIQPTIFADVNEKARIMQEEIFGPVVAVCKAQDFDHMLEIANNTEYGLTGALLSNNREHIERAREEFHVGNLYFNRGCTGAIVGYQPFGGFNMSGTDSKAGGPDYLILHMQAKTTSEMF; encoded by the coding sequence ATGTTACCTTACAAACATGAACCATTTACTGATTTTTCAAACAAAGAAAATATAAAAGCATTTAATGAGGCACTAGAATTTGTCAATTCTCAACTCGGAAAAGAGTATCCGCTTACAATTGGCGGTGAAAAGGTGACAACGGATGAAAAAATTGTTTCAACAAACCCAGCTAATAAAGAAGAAGTAATTGGAATTGTTTCGAAAGCAAACAAAGATTTAGCTGAAAAAGCGATGCAAGCTGCGGTTACTTCGTTTGAAACATGGAAGAAATTTAATCCAGAGACTCGTGCACATATTATTTTGCGTGCAGCAACGATGCTTCGCCACCGTAAGCATGAATTTTCAGCATATCTCGTAAAGGAAGCTGGAAAGCCGTGGAAAGAGGCGGATGCAGATACTGCTGAAGCAATTGACTTTCTCGAGTATTATTCACGACAAATGTTAAAGTTGAAAGACGGTATTCCTGTTCAAAGCCGGGAAGGAGAGCTGAATCAATTTAACTATATTCCGCTTGGAGTTGGTGTCATCATTTCACCATTTAACTTCCCGTTAGCGATCATGGCTGGAACAACAGTCGCAGCAATTGTGTCTGGAAATACTGTGTTATTAAAACCAGCTAATACTACTCCAGTCGTTGCGGCAAAATTTGTTGAATTATTAGAGGAAGCAGGGTTGCCGGCAGGAGTAGTGAACTTTATTCCAGGAAGCGGAGCGGAAATCGGCGATTATCTTGTTGATCATCCAAAAACTCGGTTTATATCATTTACTGGCTCACGAGATGTCGGTTGCCGTATATATGAGCGAGCAGCAAAAGTAAATCCTGGTCAAATTTGGCTAAAGCGTGTCATTGCTGAAATGGGTGGAAAAGATACAGTTCTTGTTGATAAAGATGCAGATTTGGATTTAGCAGCTGCTTCTATTGTATACTCAGCATTCGGCTTTTCCGGGCAAAAATGTTCTGCTGGCTCGCGGGCGGTTATTCATCAAGATGTATATGATGAAGTATTAGAAAAAGCAGTTTCCTTAACGAAAACGTTATCGCTTGGAAATCCTGAAGATGTAAACACTTACATGGGGCCTGTCATTGACAAAGCAGCATTTAACAAAATAATGAGTTACATTGAGATCGGAAAAGAAGAAGGCAAATTAATGACTGGAGGAGAAGGTGACGCTGCAAAAGGCTACTTTATTCAACCAACAATATTTGCTGATGTGAACGAAAAGGCGCGAATAATGCAGGAAGAAATTTTCGGTCCGGTTGTTGCCGTTTGTAAAGCCCAGGATTTCGATCACATGCTCGAAATTGCTAATAATACAGAATATGGATTAACGGGTGCTCTCTTATCAAATAATCGTGAGCATATTGAAAGAGCGAGAGAAGAGTTTCACGTTGGAAACTTATATTTCAATCGAGGTTGTACTGGTGCAATCGTTGGCTATCAGCCGTTTGGAGGTTTTAATATGTCTGGAACTGATTCAAAGGCTGGAGGTCCAGATTATTTAATTCTTCATATGCAAGCAAAAACAACTTCTGAAATGTTTTAA
- a CDS encoding SulP family inorganic anion transporter, protein MNKFIPAFDWIRNYNKTDLTGDLQAGLIVAIMLIPQGMAYAMLAGLPPVIGLYASTVPLIIYALFGTSRQLAVGPVAMVSLLVLAGVSTIAEPGSKEYISLVLLLALMIGVIQFLMGLFKLGFIVNFLSHGVISAFTSAAAIIIGLSQLKELLGIKIESSNVFGKLWEVINKFTEIHVTTFVVGIISILLLVGLKKFLPKVPAPLVVVVLSTLSVFFLNLEEKGVKIVGSVPQGLPSLSFPSFDMNALVVLLPIALTISFVGFMESIAMAKAIAAKEKYKVDANKELIGLGLANVGGSFFSAYPVTGGFSRSAVNYQAGARTPLASVITAVLIILTLLFFTPLFYYLPKAVLAAIIMVAVYGLIDFNESKELFKIQKTDGFTWLITFLATLTLGIEQGILIGAAFSLIIFIWRSANPHVAELGLLETESVYKNINRYPNAKIDPEVLIFRVDSSLYFANMTFLEDKLCDAASKKERLKWIILDFSGVNSIDAVAIHSFEDLIANCSKGEVKFLAAGMKGPVLDLFKKSEIKEKLGNRFKYHYLTIDHALKDIGK, encoded by the coding sequence ATGAACAAATTTATTCCTGCATTTGACTGGATTCGAAATTATAACAAAACAGATTTGACAGGTGATTTGCAAGCGGGATTAATTGTCGCAATTATGCTTATTCCTCAAGGGATGGCATATGCTATGCTTGCAGGATTGCCGCCCGTAATTGGTTTATATGCATCGACAGTTCCGTTAATTATTTATGCTTTATTTGGGACATCCCGTCAATTAGCGGTTGGCCCAGTTGCAATGGTTTCTCTTTTAGTATTAGCAGGTGTATCTACGATAGCAGAGCCTGGTTCTAAAGAATATATTTCACTTGTGTTATTACTTGCACTTATGATCGGGGTTATTCAGTTTTTGATGGGGTTATTTAAGCTTGGATTTATCGTTAACTTCCTTTCACATGGTGTGATTAGTGCATTTACTTCAGCAGCAGCCATCATCATTGGGTTAAGTCAGTTAAAAGAGCTGTTGGGGATCAAGATTGAGTCAAGTAATGTCTTCGGCAAGCTTTGGGAAGTGATTAATAAGTTTACAGAAATTCACGTGACTACGTTTGTAGTTGGAATAATTAGTATCCTTTTACTTGTCGGTTTAAAAAAGTTTCTTCCAAAGGTGCCAGCTCCACTTGTAGTTGTTGTTTTAAGTACACTCTCTGTGTTTTTTTTAAATCTTGAAGAGAAGGGAGTAAAAATTGTTGGAAGCGTTCCTCAAGGTCTTCCATCACTTTCATTTCCTTCTTTTGATATGAATGCTCTTGTAGTATTACTGCCAATTGCTTTAACGATTTCGTTCGTCGGATTTATGGAATCAATTGCAATGGCAAAGGCGATTGCAGCTAAAGAGAAATATAAAGTTGATGCAAATAAAGAACTTATTGGATTAGGTTTAGCAAACGTTGGAGGGTCTTTTTTCTCAGCATATCCGGTAACTGGTGGATTTTCACGTTCAGCAGTTAACTACCAAGCAGGTGCGAGAACACCATTAGCATCGGTTATTACTGCTGTTTTAATTATTTTAACTTTATTATTTTTCACTCCTTTATTTTATTACTTACCAAAGGCAGTGTTAGCAGCAATTATTATGGTCGCTGTGTACGGATTAATCGACTTTAATGAATCGAAAGAACTGTTTAAAATTCAAAAAACGGATGGTTTTACATGGTTAATCACTTTTTTAGCTACATTAACTTTAGGGATTGAACAAGGAATTTTAATCGGAGCAGCATTTTCATTAATTATCTTTATTTGGAGAAGTGCTAATCCACATGTAGCTGAATTAGGTTTATTAGAGACAGAATCAGTGTATAAAAATATTAATCGTTATCCAAATGCAAAAATAGATCCTGAAGTATTAATATTCAGAGTAGATTCATCATTATATTTTGCAAATATGACTTTTCTCGAAGATAAATTATGTGACGCAGCTAGTAAAAAGGAACGATTAAAATGGATAATTTTAGATTTTTCGGGTGTTAACTCAATTGATGCAGTTGCCATTCATTCTTTTGAGGATTTAATTGCTAATTGCAGCAAAGGCGAAGTCAAATTTTTAGCCGCTGGAATGAAAGGCCCTGTTTTAGATTTATTTAAAAAATCTGAGATAAAAGAAAAACTCGGTAATCGGTTTAAATATCATTATTTAACGATTGATCATGCATTAAAAGACATTGGAAAGTAA
- a CDS encoding carbonic anhydrase, protein MNELELKEKNHLFVKQMKDKNPFFFDELKKGQAPDYFVLSCSDSRVSPSIVTQMPLGRMFTHRNIANQVDENDGSFSASLFYALKHLGVKTIIVKGHTDCGGVKAAWSNNNDEELKPWLKNITKSLPEKGSGDYSIDTLTKLNVIKQVERIKKHPIYQQYGEGVDVVGCLFHVENGELECVTSSFEK, encoded by the coding sequence ATGAATGAGCTTGAACTTAAAGAGAAGAATCACTTATTTGTAAAACAAATGAAGGATAAAAATCCATTCTTTTTTGATGAATTAAAAAAAGGACAAGCTCCCGATTACTTTGTCCTTTCTTGCAGTGATTCACGAGTAAGTCCATCTATCGTTACGCAAATGCCATTAGGGCGAATGTTTACACATCGAAATATCGCAAATCAAGTAGATGAAAACGATGGAAGCTTCTCAGCGAGTTTATTTTATGCTCTTAAGCATTTAGGAGTAAAAACAATTATCGTAAAGGGACATACTGATTGCGGCGGTGTAAAGGCAGCTTGGTCTAATAATAACGACGAAGAATTAAAGCCTTGGCTTAAAAACATCACAAAAAGTTTACCTGAAAAGGGAAGCGGAGATTACTCGATTGATACATTAACGAAGCTGAATGTCATTAAACAAGTCGAACGGATAAAAAAGCACCCAATTTATCAGCAGTACGGTGAAGGTGTAGATGTAGTCGGCTGTTTATTTCACGTTGAAAACGGAGAGCTTGAATGCGTAACATCAAGCTTTGAAAAATAA
- a CDS encoding ABC-F family ATP-binding cassette domain-containing protein, which translates to MITVNNVSLRYGDRKLFEDVNIKFTPGNCYGLIGANGAGKSTFLKILAGEIEAQTGSVYLGPGQRLAMLKQNHFEYEEYNVLQVVIMGHEKLYQVMQEKDAIYMKADFSDEDGIKAAELEAEFAEMNGWEAESEAAILLKGLGIEEELHNKTMAELNGAEKVKVLLAQALFGKPDVLLLDEPTNHLDIKAIQWLEEFLINFENTVIVVSHDRHFLNKVCTHIADLDFGKIQIYVGNYDFWYESSQLALKMSQDANKKKEEKINELQSFIARFSANASKSRQATSRKKLLDKITLEDIKPSSRRYPYVHFAPEREIGNDLLRVEGLTKTIDGVKVLDNVSFMMNKGDKIALVGKNELAKTTLFKILMGEIEQDSGSFKWGVTTSQAYFPKDNSRYFEKDELTLVDWLRQYSPHDQSDSFLRSFLGRMLFSGEEVLKKPSVLSGGEKVRCMLSKMMLSGANVLLLDEPTNHLDLESITALNNGLIQFKGSIIFASHDHQFIQTIANRIFELTPTGLVDQQMTYNEYLANEELQKQVEKMY; encoded by the coding sequence ATGATTACTGTTAATAATGTAAGTTTACGCTATGGAGACAGAAAGTTGTTTGAGGATGTAAATATTAAGTTTACACCTGGCAACTGCTATGGTCTTATCGGAGCAAACGGCGCTGGGAAATCTACATTTTTGAAAATTTTAGCCGGAGAAATTGAGGCGCAAACTGGCTCTGTTTACCTGGGACCTGGACAAAGACTTGCAATGTTAAAGCAAAACCACTTTGAATATGAAGAGTATAACGTACTACAAGTCGTCATTATGGGTCATGAAAAGCTTTATCAAGTGATGCAGGAGAAAGATGCTATTTATATGAAGGCTGATTTTTCAGATGAGGATGGAATAAAAGCTGCTGAACTTGAAGCAGAATTTGCGGAAATGAACGGTTGGGAGGCAGAATCAGAAGCAGCTATTTTATTAAAAGGTCTTGGTATAGAAGAAGAGCTGCATAATAAAACGATGGCTGAGTTAAACGGAGCAGAAAAAGTGAAGGTGCTTCTTGCTCAAGCATTATTCGGCAAGCCAGACGTGCTATTATTAGACGAGCCGACAAACCACCTCGATATTAAGGCGATACAATGGCTTGAGGAATTTTTAATTAACTTTGAAAATACAGTCATTGTCGTTTCCCATGATCGTCATTTTTTAAATAAAGTTTGTACACATATCGCTGATCTCGATTTTGGTAAAATTCAAATATACGTTGGAAACTATGATTTTTGGTATGAGTCTAGTCAGCTTGCTTTAAAAATGTCACAAGATGCAAATAAGAAGAAAGAAGAAAAAATAAACGAGCTACAAAGCTTTATCGCTCGTTTTAGTGCCAATGCATCGAAGTCTCGCCAAGCAACATCAAGAAAAAAGCTGCTTGACAAAATTACATTGGAAGATATTAAACCTTCTTCCCGCCGTTATCCATACGTTCATTTTGCACCAGAGCGTGAAATTGGCAATGATTTGCTTCGAGTTGAAGGTTTAACGAAAACAATCGATGGAGTGAAAGTGTTAGATAACGTCAGTTTCATGATGAATAAAGGTGATAAAATTGCTCTTGTTGGAAAAAATGAACTCGCTAAAACAACACTTTTTAAAATTTTAATGGGAGAAATCGAACAAGACAGCGGTTCCTTTAAATGGGGAGTGACTACTTCCCAAGCGTATTTTCCTAAAGACAATTCTCGTTATTTTGAAAAAGACGAATTAACACTCGTTGATTGGCTTCGACAGTATTCACCTCACGATCAAAGTGATAGCTTTTTAAGAAGCTTTCTAGGAAGAATGCTATTTTCAGGAGAGGAAGTTTTAAAAAAGCCGAGTGTTTTATCAGGCGGTGAAAAAGTACGTTGCATGCTCTCAAAAATGATGTTAAGTGGAGCGAATGTCCTTCTTCTTGATGAGCCGACGAACCATCTAGATTTAGAATCAATTACCGCTTTAAATAACGGATTAATACAATTTAAAGGTTCTATTATCTTTGCATCCCATGATCATCAATTTATTCAAACAATCGCTAACAGAATTTTTGAACTCACTCCAACGGGATTAGTCGATCAACAAATGACATATAATGAATATTTAGCTAATGAAGAACTGCAAAAGCAGGTAGAAAAGATGTATTGA
- a CDS encoding sigma-54 interaction domain-containing protein, whose translation MLKDNITLYSLSLPLAEQENLEKMNQYHKNSFLSDVNDMTDQKDILLIDDDGKPVRWIPFASLLKAIVDQWKNLSILNDTVLRAVDDAITIVDNEGKVIAWNPKAEELYETTTEEMLGKPITDFFKEESVVLMSTLKEKSGVVRQYNQPQSGVHVLINTLPMMKDDQLIGGISVERDITDVVKLNDELTTTTAYIRDLESKIEMKHIDDSFHKIKGRSQALSSAIHLAKKVAVTDATVLITGESGVGKELFAQAIHNESPRSNEPFVDLNCGAIPAALFESELFGYEKGAFTGAIKEGKIGKIDVAKGGTLFLDEIGELPLELQVKLLRVLQEKEFYRVGGTSPIPIDVRIISATNRNLEEMIEEGLFREDLFYRLNVVSIHIPPLRERIEDIPELIQLFLKEFSIKYKKPVPIIDPEVMVTFMHFPWNGNIRQLKNTIERMMILADEDVIKSDHLPSNFVLTKRNEPVNSPINEIEPSGLHDEKSSILFALQKTYGNKSAAAKLLGISRVTLYNKMKKYNIYKP comes from the coding sequence ATGTTAAAAGACAACATAACACTTTACTCTCTTTCATTACCGTTAGCTGAGCAAGAAAATCTCGAAAAAATGAATCAATATCATAAAAATAGTTTCCTTTCCGACGTTAATGATATGACTGATCAAAAGGATATCTTGTTAATTGATGATGACGGGAAACCTGTTCGATGGATCCCATTTGCTTCATTATTAAAAGCGATTGTAGATCAATGGAAAAATCTCTCTATCTTGAATGATACGGTACTTCGTGCTGTTGATGATGCGATTACAATTGTTGATAACGAAGGAAAAGTAATCGCTTGGAACCCGAAAGCTGAAGAGCTTTATGAAACAACAACTGAGGAAATGCTTGGCAAGCCTATTACTGATTTTTTCAAAGAAGAATCAGTTGTTCTTATGTCTACATTAAAAGAAAAAAGCGGAGTCGTTCGCCAATACAATCAACCACAATCAGGTGTTCACGTGCTCATTAATACTTTACCAATGATGAAAGATGACCAATTGATTGGAGGAATATCTGTAGAAAGAGATATTACTGATGTCGTTAAACTGAATGATGAGCTAACAACAACAACCGCTTATATTCGCGATTTAGAAAGTAAAATTGAAATGAAACATATCGATGATTCATTTCATAAAATTAAAGGAAGAAGTCAAGCGCTATCTTCTGCTATTCATTTAGCAAAAAAAGTGGCTGTTACCGATGCAACGGTTCTCATTACTGGAGAAAGTGGCGTCGGAAAAGAGCTATTTGCTCAAGCTATTCATAATGAAAGCCCGCGATCAAACGAGCCGTTTGTTGATCTAAACTGTGGTGCAATTCCCGCTGCACTTTTTGAAAGCGAATTATTCGGTTATGAAAAAGGGGCTTTTACTGGCGCGATAAAAGAAGGTAAAATTGGAAAAATTGACGTTGCAAAAGGAGGAACGTTATTTTTAGACGAAATTGGCGAACTGCCGTTAGAACTTCAAGTTAAATTATTACGAGTTCTTCAAGAAAAAGAGTTTTACCGAGTTGGTGGGACGTCTCCTATCCCTATTGATGTGAGAATTATTTCAGCCACCAATCGAAACTTAGAAGAAATGATTGAGGAGGGTCTGTTTCGTGAAGATTTATTTTATCGTTTAAACGTCGTTTCTATCCATATCCCTCCTCTTAGAGAAAGAATAGAGGACATTCCAGAACTCATCCAATTATTTTTAAAAGAGTTTTCAATAAAATATAAAAAGCCCGTTCCAATTATTGATCCAGAAGTGATGGTAACGTTTATGCATTTTCCATGGAACGGAAATATTCGTCAGCTTAAAAATACAATTGAACGGATGATGATTTTAGCCGATGAAGATGTTATCAAGTCCGATCACTTACCAAGTAATTTTGTATTAACGAAACGGAATGAACCGGTGAATAGTCCGATCAATGAAATAGAACCTTCAGGACTTCATGATGAAAAATCATCTATTTTATTTGCATTGCAAAAAACGTACGGTAATAAATCTGCCGCTGCGAAATTATTAGGAATTTCTCGAGTTACCCTTTATAATAAAATGAAAAAATATAACATTTATAAACCGTAA
- a CDS encoding MarR family winged helix-turn-helix transcriptional regulator produces the protein MDHKVKLLNQYWTDIYFYLHYQHKDKISHQVIRILQLVEKQDQIGINEVASYINVSHNTASEHVRRIIEKNYLIKRRDPHDERKVILHLTHLGKEVLHRNTSLDEEKLKQILQKLSDDEKDLLEKAFRILSEGAKRCI, from the coding sequence TTGGACCATAAAGTAAAACTGTTAAATCAATATTGGACAGACATTTATTTTTATTTGCATTATCAGCATAAAGATAAAATTTCACATCAAGTCATTCGAATTTTGCAACTTGTAGAAAAACAAGATCAAATAGGAATAAATGAAGTCGCTTCATATATTAACGTCTCCCATAATACCGCATCAGAACATGTTAGACGAATAATAGAGAAAAACTATCTTATTAAAAGAAGGGATCCTCATGATGAAAGAAAAGTTATTCTTCATTTAACTCATTTAGGGAAGGAGGTTTTACATCGAAATACAAGCCTTGATGAGGAAAAATTAAAACAAATTCTTCAGAAATTAAGTGATGATGAAAAGGATTTGCTTGAAAAAGCGTTTAGAATATTGAGTGAAGGTGCAAAAAGATGTATATGA